A genomic segment from Campylobacter concisus encodes:
- a CDS encoding ABC transporter ATP-binding protein gives MLEVRNLNFSYPNGAGKLENVNLKIGAGEILTILGRNGAGKSTTLGLISGSLKPVSGEIFLDGKNVDSLSNKERAKIMAYVAQSEVTEYDYTGLEFITMGRAAHLGIFARPSKEDEEIARIYTKKLEIEYLEDRFITQMSGGQKQMCMIARAMAAQPKMIIFDEPTSALDFGNQYKFLRTVKWLKKLGYSVVLTTHNPDFAVLLGGYVALVKGDGEVGFGTVDEIIRSENLSKLYGLSLNVSYIDEVKRECCLTYPL, from the coding sequence ATGCTTGAAGTTAGAAATTTAAACTTTAGCTACCCAAATGGGGCTGGCAAACTAGAAAATGTAAATTTAAAGATAGGCGCAGGTGAGATTTTAACCATTCTTGGTCGAAATGGAGCTGGCAAATCAACAACTTTAGGCTTAATAAGCGGCTCGCTAAAGCCAGTTTCTGGAGAGATCTTTCTTGATGGCAAAAACGTAGATAGCCTAAGCAACAAAGAGCGCGCTAAGATCATGGCATACGTGGCTCAAAGCGAGGTTACTGAGTATGACTACACCGGACTTGAGTTTATAACTATGGGACGCGCGGCACACCTTGGTATCTTTGCAAGACCTAGCAAAGAGGATGAGGAGATCGCTAGAATTTACACCAAAAAGCTTGAGATCGAGTATCTTGAAGATCGCTTCATCACGCAGATGAGTGGCGGTCAAAAACAGATGTGTATGATCGCTCGTGCGATGGCAGCCCAGCCAAAGATGATCATATTTGACGAGCCAACGAGTGCGCTTGATTTTGGCAACCAGTATAAATTCCTACGCACCGTCAAATGGCTAAAAAAGCTTGGCTACTCGGTCGTGCTAACTACTCACAACCCTGACTTCGCCGTGCTTCTTGGCGGATATGTCGCACTTGTAAAAGGTGATGGCGAGGTTGGATTTGGCACGGTTGATGAGATCATTAGAAGCGAAAATTTAAGCAAGCTTTATGGGCTAAGCTTAAACGTAAGCTACATCGACGAAGTAAAAAGAGAGTGCTGCTTAACATATCCTCTTTAA
- a CDS encoding FecCD family ABC transporter permease, whose translation MKNANFSLVVIFLALLTLLCAFVALGVGRFYIPFNDVFSVLAHSFGYGEGAASNITNVIENLRIPRIIAAILVGAALSVSGAAYQGVFKNQLVSPDLLGVSAGACVGAATAIIFDLSLFWVQAFAFGFGLAAVAITLAIPKMMGRTSTLMLVLSGIIVSGLMGSVIGFLKYVADPETKLPDIVYWQLGSLAKLDSDNLKYIAPVMIICAILLIAMSWRINLLSLGDESAARLGVNVSFERAVIIICATLLTACSVCISGIVAWVGLLMPHLARMLVGANNIKSMPASIFMGAIFLLFVDTLARSISVSEVPLGVLTGFIGTVFFVWVLWRNKKVA comes from the coding sequence ATGAAAAACGCAAATTTTTCACTCGTTGTTATCTTTTTGGCTCTACTAACGCTTCTTTGCGCCTTTGTCGCACTGGGCGTTGGTAGATTTTACATACCTTTTAACGACGTCTTTAGCGTGCTAGCTCACAGCTTTGGCTATGGCGAAGGGGCAGCTAGCAACATCACAAACGTGATAGAAAATTTACGCATCCCGCGCATCATCGCAGCCATCCTTGTTGGAGCTGCTCTTAGCGTGAGTGGTGCGGCCTATCAAGGCGTCTTTAAAAACCAGCTAGTTAGCCCTGATCTTCTTGGCGTTTCAGCGGGCGCTTGCGTGGGAGCAGCCACTGCTATCATCTTTGATCTATCGCTATTTTGGGTGCAGGCTTTTGCCTTTGGCTTTGGCCTAGCAGCCGTTGCTATCACGCTAGCCATACCAAAGATGATGGGACGCACGAGCACGCTCATGCTAGTTCTTTCTGGTATCATCGTGAGCGGCCTTATGGGCTCAGTGATTGGCTTTTTAAAGTATGTCGCCGACCCTGAGACAAAGCTACCTGACATTGTTTATTGGCAGCTTGGTAGCCTTGCAAAGCTTGATAGTGACAACTTAAAATACATAGCCCCAGTGATGATCATCTGCGCCATTTTGCTTATCGCCATGAGCTGGCGTATAAATTTACTCTCTCTTGGTGACGAGAGTGCGGCAAGACTTGGCGTAAATGTCTCATTTGAGCGCGCTGTCATCATCATCTGCGCTACGCTTCTTACAGCGTGCAGCGTCTGCATAAGCGGCATAGTCGCTTGGGTGGGACTTCTCATGCCTCACTTAGCGCGCATGCTAGTTGGCGCAAATAACATAAAAAGCATGCCTGCAAGCATATTTATGGGTGCGATATTTTTACTATTTGTCGATACTCTAGCGCGCAGCATAAGCGTGAGCGAAGTGCCTCTTGGCGTACTTACTGGCTTTATCGGCACGGTATTTTTCGTCTGGGTTTTATGGCGAAATAAAAAGGTTGCATGA
- a CDS encoding ABC transporter substrate-binding protein has protein sequence MQTNFMHKVTKFSLVASLFMALSLNAAESARSITDMKGVKVSIPEKVEKIAALWNANNEIILALGGMDKVVATTDLIKTNKWFEHVYPKLKNLPAALNGKDLQIEELVKLAPDVIIVFNKNYQDELIKNGFSAVNLIFRDYPDMEKSIYTTAEVIGTDDARKKAEKLANKIHDNSEFVTARTKNIPDTKRPKVLHLLGGANLLKVDGTNTIQNTWIKLGGGVNAIQTEGSMIEVSAEEIINANPDIIIVGGNDTDAQIKKIKEHPAFSGSNAVKNGKIYGNPKGVFSWDRYGAENVLQILWAAKTIQPDLFKDVDMKVKTKEFYKEFLNHDLSDTEYGYILKGLNPDGSSK, from the coding sequence ATGCAAACAAATTTTATGCATAAAGTAACCAAATTTAGCCTTGTTGCTTCACTATTTATGGCTCTTAGCCTAAACGCAGCTGAGTCTGCTAGAAGCATCACAGATATGAAAGGCGTCAAAGTAAGCATCCCAGAAAAAGTTGAGAAGATCGCTGCATTATGGAATGCTAACAACGAGATCATCCTAGCACTTGGCGGTATGGATAAGGTTGTAGCCACAACTGATCTGATCAAAACCAACAAGTGGTTTGAGCACGTCTATCCAAAACTTAAAAATTTGCCAGCTGCACTAAACGGCAAAGACCTTCAGATCGAAGAGCTTGTTAAGCTTGCACCTGATGTTATCATAGTTTTTAACAAAAACTACCAAGATGAACTTATCAAAAACGGCTTTAGTGCTGTAAATTTGATCTTTAGAGACTATCCAGATATGGAGAAAAGCATCTACACAACAGCAGAAGTTATAGGCACTGATGACGCTAGAAAAAAAGCTGAAAAACTTGCTAATAAAATCCATGATAACTCTGAGTTTGTAACAGCAAGAACAAAAAACATCCCTGACACTAAACGTCCAAAAGTACTTCACTTGCTTGGCGGAGCGAATTTATTAAAAGTTGATGGTACAAACACTATCCAAAACACTTGGATCAAGCTAGGTGGCGGTGTAAATGCTATCCAAACTGAGGGCTCAATGATCGAAGTTAGCGCAGAAGAGATCATCAATGCAAATCCTGATATCATCATCGTTGGCGGCAATGACACAGACGCACAGATCAAAAAGATAAAAGAGCACCCTGCATTCTCTGGCTCAAACGCTGTTAAAAACGGCAAAATTTACGGCAACCCAAAAGGTGTATTTAGCTGGGATAGATATGGCGCTGAAAACGTGCTTCAAATTTTATGGGCAGCAAAGACTATCCAACCAGATCTATTTAAAGATGTCGATATGAAAGTAAAAACAAAAGAGTTTTATAAAGAGTTCTTAAATCACGATCTTAGCGATACAGAGTACGGCTATATCTTAAAAGGTCTAAATCCAGACGGTAGCAGCAAGTAA
- a CDS encoding nitric-oxide reductase large subunit → MREYKKYWLALVAVLVICFSILGYYGVEVYRSSPPVVNFTDENGNVVIDKESIYKGQEAWQSIGGMQVGSVWGHGAYQAPDWSADWLHKELVIFLELKADEIYHSKYADLNDEQKANLKVLLKKEYRENGVKDDKIVLSSDRLKAMKQVSQEYSSLFGNDPKFKSLREAYAMKENTLPNASDRDDLNNFFFWSAWATAANRPNSDATYTNNWPHEPLIDNVPTSENIFWSIASVVILIAGIGFLVWFSSFYGKKDDEKLEAISEDPLSKLSLTPSQKALKKYLFVTLALFAFQILIGGFTAHYTVEGQEFYGINLSAYIPYSLARTWHIQASIFWIATGFLAGGLFLAPIINGGKDPKFQKLGVDLLFYALLILVVGSFAGEYLAIANIMPINLSFWFGHQGYEYIELGRVWQIILFVGLVIWMLLLLRGFIGGFKNKGDKNLLAIFAASAVAVGLFYGAGLFYGQRSPLPVMEYWRWWVVHLWVEGFFEVFATASLAFVFVSLGLVSKRFATFSTLASASLFLVGGIPGTFHHLYFAGTTTPIMAVGASFSALEVVPLVLLGAEAYEHYRLQFAQTWAKTLKWPLYCFIAVAFWNMLGAGVFGFLINPPISLFYIQGLNTTPVHGHAALFGVYGFLALGFVWLVATYLFKGQEFDEKLMKVGFWGLNIGLMLMIVLSLLPIGIYQAFASLEHGMWYARSAELLQQSHLQNLRWVRMIGDTILIIGGISFLAQLLKFMLNKKA, encoded by the coding sequence ATGCGTGAATACAAAAAGTATTGGCTAGCACTTGTTGCAGTACTAGTAATTTGCTTTAGTATTTTAGGCTACTACGGCGTTGAGGTTTATAGAAGCTCGCCACCAGTTGTAAATTTTACAGATGAGAATGGCAATGTCGTGATCGACAAAGAGAGCATCTATAAAGGTCAAGAGGCCTGGCAAAGCATAGGAGGTATGCAAGTTGGCTCTGTTTGGGGACACGGTGCATATCAAGCACCTGATTGGAGTGCGGACTGGCTTCACAAAGAGTTAGTTATATTTTTAGAGTTAAAAGCAGATGAAATTTACCACTCAAAATATGCTGACTTAAATGATGAGCAAAAGGCAAATCTAAAAGTTCTACTTAAAAAAGAGTACCGAGAAAATGGCGTAAAAGACGATAAAATCGTACTTAGTAGCGATAGATTAAAGGCTATGAAACAAGTAAGCCAAGAGTATTCATCACTTTTTGGAAATGACCCTAAGTTTAAATCTTTAAGAGAAGCTTATGCGATGAAAGAAAATACTCTTCCAAATGCTTCTGATAGAGATGATCTTAATAACTTTTTCTTCTGGTCAGCCTGGGCAACCGCAGCAAACAGACCTAACAGCGATGCTACATATACAAACAACTGGCCACACGAGCCACTAATCGATAATGTACCAACAAGCGAAAATATTTTTTGGTCAATCGCAAGCGTTGTAATACTTATTGCTGGTATTGGATTTCTTGTTTGGTTTAGCTCTTTTTATGGCAAAAAAGATGATGAAAAATTGGAAGCTATTAGCGAAGATCCGCTTAGTAAATTAAGCCTAACTCCATCTCAAAAAGCTCTTAAAAAATATCTTTTTGTGACTTTGGCTCTTTTTGCATTCCAAATTTTAATAGGCGGCTTTACAGCTCATTATACAGTAGAAGGACAGGAATTTTACGGTATAAATTTATCAGCTTATATTCCTTATTCACTTGCTAGAACATGGCACATTCAGGCTAGTATCTTCTGGATTGCGACAGGATTTTTAGCAGGCGGTCTTTTCCTAGCGCCTATTATAAATGGCGGTAAAGATCCAAAATTCCAAAAGCTTGGCGTAGATTTATTATTTTACGCATTACTAATCCTTGTGGTTGGCAGTTTTGCTGGTGAGTATTTAGCGATCGCAAATATTATGCCTATAAATTTAAGCTTCTGGTTTGGACACCAAGGATACGAATATATCGAGCTTGGACGTGTTTGGCAAATTATTTTATTTGTTGGCCTTGTCATTTGGATGCTACTTTTACTTCGCGGATTTATCGGCGGATTTAAGAACAAAGGTGATAAAAATTTACTTGCTATCTTCGCAGCTTCAGCTGTTGCAGTTGGATTATTTTACGGAGCAGGATTATTTTACGGTCAAAGAAGCCCACTTCCAGTGATGGAATACTGGCGCTGGTGGGTTGTACACCTTTGGGTTGAAGGCTTTTTTGAGGTATTTGCTACCGCTTCACTTGCTTTTGTATTTGTTAGTCTTGGTCTTGTTTCAAAGAGATTTGCTACGTTTTCAACACTTGCGAGTGCATCACTTTTCTTAGTAGGCGGAATTCCAGGAACTTTCCACCACTTATATTTTGCGGGCACTACAACACCTATAATGGCAGTTGGCGCTAGTTTCTCAGCACTTGAGGTAGTTCCTCTTGTATTACTTGGCGCTGAAGCTTATGAGCACTACAGACTTCAGTTTGCTCAAACTTGGGCTAAGACATTAAAATGGCCACTTTACTGCTTTATCGCAGTTGCTTTCTGGAATATGCTAGGTGCTGGTGTATTTGGATTTTTAATAAATCCTCCGATCTCACTATTTTATATCCAAGGCCTAAATACGACTCCAGTTCACGGACATGCTGCGCTATTTGGTGTTTATGGATTTTTGGCACTTGGATTTGTTTGGCTAGTAGCTACTTATCTATTCAAAGGTCAAGAATTTGATGAAAAACTTATGAAAGTAGGTTTTTGGGGCTTAAATATAGGCCTTATGCTAATGATCGTGCTTTCACTACTTCCAATAGGAATTTATCAAGCATTTGCAAGCCTAGAGCATGGTATGTGGTATGCAAGAAGCGCTGAGCTTTTACAACAATCACACTTGCAAAATTTAAGATGGGTAAGAATGATTGGCGATACGATTTTAATAATCGGTGGAATCAGCTTCCTTGCACAACTTCTAAAATTTATGCTTAATAAAAAAGCTTAA
- a CDS encoding DUF1523 family protein: MITFFKRICVIFIVLLHSFLALVVDYSFPHYANVQITGGDVKRMDKDGIIDAKNPADGPTRDVYFIYTKDSNNSNKVMAYRNEDTAWGFPFYFKFNSADVQAKAQGFANSDKNVTVKYYGYRISMLQEFRNVISLKESGTDTSWPVASYVFYFILFISLIIWIRKINKAFRPKTSENLEK; this comes from the coding sequence ATGATTACATTTTTTAAAAGAATTTGCGTTATTTTTATCGTACTCTTACACTCTTTTTTAGCTCTTGTAGTTGATTATTCGTTTCCACACTATGCAAATGTGCAAATCACAGGTGGCGATGTCAAACGTATGGACAAAGATGGCATCATCGATGCTAAAAATCCGGCAGATGGCCCTACCAGAGATGTTTATTTTATCTACACTAAAGATTCTAATAATTCAAATAAAGTCATGGCTTATAGAAATGAAGATACTGCATGGGGATTTCCGTTTTATTTTAAATTTAACTCAGCTGATGTACAAGCCAAGGCCCAGGGCTTTGCAAATAGCGATAAAAACGTAACTGTAAAATATTATGGATATAGAATTTCTATGCTTCAAGAGTTTAGAAATGTCATCTCACTAAAAGAGAGCGGTACTGATACTAGTTGGCCGGTAGCTAGCTATGTATTTTACTTTATCTTGTTTATCTCGCTAATCATTTGGATAAGAAAGATAAATAAGGCCTTTAGACCAAAGACTAGTGAAAATTTAGAGAAATAG
- the hpf gene encoding ribosome hibernation-promoting factor, HPF/YfiA family, whose protein sequence is MNISIVGKQFELTEPIKNYIQDAFDTLGKYNLDIISARCVVAADEKQGKKGFNAEFSLNMAHKDTIVVRQKDKDLYAAIDLAIEKASKVLRREHDKKFTVKGKADDKEFRSRIGEEKIEGVEEIVPMELEIYKPLEIEEALDKLKSSDKQFYVFNDVDAKMRVIYKRTDGTFGLY, encoded by the coding sequence ATGAACATAAGCATTGTAGGAAAACAATTTGAGCTAACAGAGCCAATCAAAAACTATATCCAAGACGCTTTTGATACACTTGGCAAATACAATCTCGACATTATCTCAGCAAGATGTGTTGTAGCAGCCGATGAAAAACAAGGAAAAAAAGGCTTTAATGCAGAATTTTCTCTAAATATGGCTCACAAAGATACGATAGTCGTTCGCCAAAAAGATAAAGATCTTTACGCTGCGATCGATCTTGCTATCGAAAAAGCATCAAAAGTTTTAAGAAGAGAGCATGATAAGAAATTTACTGTTAAAGGCAAGGCTGACGACAAAGAATTTCGCTCAAGAATAGGAGAAGAAAAGATCGAAGGTGTCGAGGAGATCGTACCTATGGAACTTGAAATTTATAAACCACTTGAGATAGAAGAAGCACTTGATAAACTAAAATCAAGCGATAAACAATTTTACGTATTTAACGACGTTGATGCCAAAATGCGCGTCATTTACAAAAGAACAGACGGAACTTTTGGTCTATACTAA
- a CDS encoding type II secretion system protein, which yields MKKTKKAFTLIELIIVITVLGVISLMSFNTLMNLYQNYFQSKVINELETQSEIALEQISMLLSHRIKQSVIARKKNGDYLALNDSGVNLSSDFEILEFIPAAYELFDGINEYKGDDTNGDPIIEEGIYSGYVDLANSSIANGLKSPGSKFNDAFRNGVMDLTCENDSNEEDVNSGSRCINADNENGGLVAIFSSILYRVGSSFGYQENLDQRHLDIAKVGIQSIDTLKISSDFKNKKISEQYKLAYTAIAIAPAEQSTEDVQNGSFDLKIYYNYRPWLNESFKKFSSTSTKAIKAESATLAKHVTRFVFTEKNGVIALKLCLKAEKSEITICKSKAVY from the coding sequence ATGAAAAAAACAAAAAAAGCTTTTACATTAATTGAGCTAATAATAGTTATCACCGTACTTGGTGTTATCTCACTTATGAGCTTTAACACGCTTATGAATTTATATCAAAACTATTTTCAAAGCAAAGTAATAAACGAACTAGAAACACAAAGCGAAATCGCTCTAGAGCAAATTTCAATGCTACTTAGCCACAGAATCAAACAAAGCGTTATCGCTAGGAAAAAAAATGGAGATTACCTAGCTCTAAATGATAGTGGCGTAAATTTAAGTAGTGACTTTGAAATTTTAGAATTTATCCCAGCTGCTTATGAGCTATTTGATGGCATCAACGAATATAAAGGAGATGATACTAACGGAGATCCTATCATCGAAGAAGGCATATATAGCGGATATGTAGATCTTGCAAATAGTTCTATTGCAAATGGATTAAAAAGTCCTGGAAGCAAATTTAATGACGCTTTTAGAAACGGCGTAATGGACTTGACCTGCGAAAATGATAGCAATGAAGAAGATGTAAATAGTGGCTCTAGGTGTATAAACGCCGATAATGAAAATGGTGGTTTAGTAGCGATATTTTCTAGCATACTTTATAGAGTTGGTAGCAGCTTTGGCTATCAAGAAAATTTAGACCAAAGACACTTAGATATCGCAAAAGTTGGCATACAATCAATCGACACGCTTAAGATTTCAAGTGATTTTAAAAATAAAAAAATTTCAGAACAGTATAAGCTAGCTTACACAGCCATTGCCATAGCACCAGCTGAGCAAAGTACCGAGGATGTACAAAACGGCTCTTTTGACCTTAAAATTTACTACAACTATAGGCCATGGCTAAATGAAAGCTTTAAAAAATTTAGCTCAACATCTACAAAGGCTATCAAAGCCGAAAGTGCGACACTAGCTAAACATGTAACAAGATTTGTCTTTACAGAAAAAAATGGAGTCATCGCGCTAAAGCTCTGCCTTAAAGCAGAAAAATCAGAAATAACCATTTGCAAGTCAAAGGCGGTTTATTAA
- a CDS encoding type II secretion system protein gives MVKRGGFSLIELILSVLVVAIVSASLPLAVRTTSNLSEQSLMQEGLMNAKTYMSLILKAPFSDQVLIAGKNTMPSSITTQEAIIFPLIICDQGANPDFYEKSGVKGEGHRILAYPVQNSSACATRPNDSKLPESIKSVNFKVKSIKNFNTQKSISPTASTTKRDFIIDTETTPTITNGADKFVVSTPLNDSDVLQIKLDTTMKTTKESKSVLYGYAFNIGESSTLSVKEWK, from the coding sequence GTGGTAAAAAGAGGTGGCTTTTCATTGATAGAGCTTATCTTGTCAGTGCTTGTAGTAGCCATAGTAAGTGCAAGCCTGCCACTAGCGGTAAGAACTACTTCAAATTTAAGCGAGCAGTCCTTAATGCAAGAAGGACTAATGAATGCTAAAACTTATATGTCATTAATATTAAAAGCACCATTTAGCGATCAAGTCTTAATAGCCGGTAAAAATACCATGCCATCATCTATAACCACTCAAGAGGCTATAATTTTTCCTCTTATTATCTGCGATCAAGGGGCAAATCCAGATTTTTATGAAAAAAGCGGAGTAAAAGGAGAGGGACATAGGATACTTGCATATCCAGTGCAAAATTCATCTGCATGTGCCACAAGGCCTAATGATTCAAAGCTTCCAGAATCAATCAAAAGCGTAAATTTTAAAGTAAAGTCTATCAAAAATTTCAATACCCAAAAATCCATCTCACCAACTGCTAGCACTACTAAACGCGACTTTATCATAGATACAGAGACGACTCCAACCATAACAAATGGAGCTGATAAATTTGTAGTTAGCACTCCTTTAAACGATAGTGACGTTTTACAGATAAAGCTAGATACGACTATGAAAACTACAAAAGAGAGCAAAAGCGTACTTTATGGATATGCCTTTAACATAGGTGAAAGTAGCACTCTAAGTGTAAAAGAATGGAAATGA
- the fliW gene encoding flagellar assembly protein FliW, with protein sequence MIFSVKSPILGFEHIKTMELIELDKFFVKLASKDDETSFTMINPFALRSYEFDIPSYYEDLMEIKESSQLRIYNIIVVALPLEKSTVNFIAPIVCNMDNMTLSQVVLDIAKYPQYGQAEMIENFIQK encoded by the coding sequence ATGATTTTTAGTGTTAAAAGCCCTATTTTAGGCTTTGAGCATATCAAAACGATGGAGTTAATTGAACTTGATAAATTTTTTGTTAAGCTAGCAAGCAAAGATGATGAGACATCTTTTACAATGATAAATCCTTTTGCATTAAGAAGCTACGAATTCGACATTCCAAGCTATTATGAAGATCTTATGGAGATTAAAGAAAGCTCTCAACTTAGAATTTATAACATTATCGTTGTTGCACTCCCGCTTGAAAAATCAACTGTAAATTTTATAGCTCCTATCGTTTGCAATATGGACAATATGACCTTATCCCAAGTCGTTTTAGACATTGCCAAATATCCTCAGTACGGGCAAGCTGAAATGATAGAAAATTTTATACAAAAATAG
- a CDS encoding outer membrane protein assembly factor BamD, with protein sequence MKRFSKFLAVVALLGLFSGCAEKYTELYNLTPDEWYAQVIADIKDGDLEAADKHYVSMASEHVASPLLEQILLILAQAHANDEEYLMANHYLDEYIKRYGDNGPKTEFAQYLKIKANFDSFTQPNRNQKLMEDSVTEIEKFLYMYPNTEYKPLIETMLIKFKLALYFLDMQIADLYNRTGRDVSAKIYKQKLEESPFKNSDLIKPDVAWYRKLFE encoded by the coding sequence ATGAAAAGATTTTCTAAATTTCTAGCAGTTGTAGCTCTTTTGGGGCTTTTTAGTGGTTGTGCTGAAAAATATACCGAGCTTTACAATCTAACTCCAGATGAGTGGTATGCTCAGGTTATCGCTGATATAAAAGATGGTGATCTTGAAGCGGCTGATAAACACTATGTTTCAATGGCAAGCGAACACGTAGCAAGCCCGCTTTTGGAGCAAATTTTACTCATCCTTGCCCAAGCTCACGCAAATGATGAAGAGTATCTAATGGCAAATCACTATCTTGACGAGTACATTAAAAGATACGGCGATAACGGCCCAAAAACAGAGTTTGCTCAGTATCTAAAGATAAAAGCAAATTTTGACTCATTTACTCAGCCAAACCGCAACCAAAAGCTTATGGAAGATAGCGTAACAGAGATCGAGAAATTTCTTTATATGTATCCAAATACTGAATATAAGCCACTTATTGAGACTATGCTTATTAAATTCAAACTCGCGCTTTACTTCCTAGATATGCAAATAGCTGATCTTTACAATAGGACTGGTCGTGACGTTTCGGCTAAAATTTACAAGCAAAAGCTTGAAGAGTCGCCGTTTAAAAACTCAGATCTTATCAAACCTGACGTAGCATGGTATAGAAAACTGTTTGAATAG